One Zerene cesonia ecotype Mississippi chromosome 9, Zerene_cesonia_1.1, whole genome shotgun sequence DNA window includes the following coding sequences:
- the LOC119828980 gene encoding uncharacterized protein LOC119828980 isoform X2: MDTRVLYYFSCVFSLQYASSVKVSFVDDPSVLSKKEELTPLLISCGLNDILIIAAPLIDNYTKYYLSKPNGDTQKLNISLSCKNVSQTDRIIIKYFKTVRVISPVNQYSIFNVNDGVSLMDETDIFGERERNMEGKEFMIGPLSPEDHGNWVLSAFNMRYDGKWVEVFQVITIEIIEIVPPNVQKPVISVGDNFELSFAYPIANLESCEIMAPRSTFDRFYTRNKNNMRNCGFILPNITREDGGVWRIIGVGKIVYEATAFLTIKDVVL; encoded by the exons ATGGACACGCGcgttctatattatttttcgtgCGTTTTTAGTTTACAATACGCAAGCAGTGTCAAAGTGAGTTTCGTGGACGACCCCAGTGTTTTGT CAAAAAAAGAAGAACTTACACCACTGCTTATATCATGTGGATTAAACGATATTCTTATAATAGCAGCGCCTCTTATTgacaattatacaaaatactacTTGAGCAAGCCAAATGGCGACACgcaaaaacttaatataagtCTATCGTGTAAGAATGTGTCCCAGACcgatagaattattattaaatattttaagactgTTAGAGTAATATCTCCAGTAAACcagtatagtatttttaacgTAAATGATGGCGTTAGCCTTATGGATGAAACAGATATATTCGGAGAAAGAGAAAGAAACATGGAAGGAAAAGAATTCATGATTGGTCCGTTGAGTCCTGAAGATCATGGTAATTGGGTGTTGAGTGCATTTAACATGAGATATGATGGGAAGTGGGTGGAGGTGTTTCAAGTGATcactattgaaataattg AAATAGTACCGCCGAATGTACAAAAACCAGTGATAAGTGTAGGCGATAACTTCGAACTCAGCTTCGCATATCCTATAGCTAACTTAGAGAGCTGTGAAATAATGGCTCCAAGGTCTACTTTCGACAGATTTTATACAAGAAACAAGAATAACATGAGGAACTGTGGGTTTATCTTACCAAATATAACGCGGGAAGATGGCGGAGTATGGAGAATTATTGGAGTTGGAAAAATAGTGTATGAAGCGACGGCATTCTTGACTATTAAAGATGtggttttatag
- the LOC119828980 gene encoding uncharacterized protein LOC119828980 isoform X3: MDTRVLYYFSCVFSLQYASSVKVSFVDDPSVLSAKKEELTPLLISCGLNDILIIAAPLIDNYTKYYLSKPNGDTQKLNISLSCKNVSQTDRIIIKYFKTVRVISPVNQYSIFNVNDGVSLMDETDIFGERERNMEGKEFMIGPLSPEDHEIVPPNVQKPVISVGDNFELSFAYPIANLESCEIMAPRSTFDRFYTRNKNNMRNCGFILPNITREDGGVWRIIGVGKIVYEATAFLTIKDVVL; encoded by the exons ATGGACACGCGcgttctatattatttttcgtgCGTTTTTAGTTTACAATACGCAAGCAGTGTCAAAGTGAGTTTCGTGGACGACCCCAGTGTTTTGT CAGCAAAAAAAGAAGAACTTACACCACTGCTTATATCATGTGGATTAAACGATATTCTTATAATAGCAGCGCCTCTTATTgacaattatacaaaatactacTTGAGCAAGCCAAATGGCGACACgcaaaaacttaatataagtCTATCGTGTAAGAATGTGTCCCAGACcgatagaattattattaaatattttaagactgTTAGAGTAATATCTCCAGTAAACcagtatagtatttttaacgTAAATGATGGCGTTAGCCTTATGGATGAAACAGATATATTCGGAGAAAGAGAAAGAAACATGGAAGGAAAAGAATTCATGATTGGTCCGTTGAGTCCTGAAGATCATG AAATAGTACCGCCGAATGTACAAAAACCAGTGATAAGTGTAGGCGATAACTTCGAACTCAGCTTCGCATATCCTATAGCTAACTTAGAGAGCTGTGAAATAATGGCTCCAAGGTCTACTTTCGACAGATTTTATACAAGAAACAAGAATAACATGAGGAACTGTGGGTTTATCTTACCAAATATAACGCGGGAAGATGGCGGAGTATGGAGAATTATTGGAGTTGGAAAAATAGTGTATGAAGCGACGGCATTCTTGACTATTAAAGATGtggttttatag
- the LOC119829187 gene encoding trypsin CFT-1-like has product MFIPSALPESRIAGGSVANISNFPFAAALLNNIQYGTFRQLCGGTIISSNAILSSASCFFTGTTAHQEATWRARLGSSSANSGGLVYIIRLITTHPDFVSTTRVHDIAVVRTTLNIMYGPSVQAAYLAGGAYSVPSGQSVTAIGWGATSATSALSPDLRQVNIWVTEQQTCVSRYNALNFMVTDNMICAGWLDVGIRGQCTGDTGSPLLHGNIVVGVFSWAEGCAAARFPNINTRVSVYSRWIEATAVA; this is encoded by the exons ATGTTTATACCTTCAGCCCTTCCGGAGAGCAGGATAGCAGGTGGTTCCGTTGCAAACATATCGAACTTCCCATTTGCCGCGGCGCTTCTCAACAACATACAATATGGGACATTTCGACAACTATGCGGAGGCACCATCATCAGTAGTAATGCTATACTTTCCTCTGCTTCTTGCTTCTTTACTGGGACCAC CGCCCATCAAGAAGCAACATGGCGGGCACGTCTAGGCTCATCATCAGCAAACAGCGGCGGTCTTGTTTACATCATCCGCCTCATCACCACGCACCCAGACTTCGTGTCAACCACTAGGGTCCATGATATCGCGGTTGTGAGAACCACACTTAACATCATGTATGGACCCAGTGTGCAAGCGGCGTATCTAGCCGGTGGGGCGTATTCTGTTCCTTCTGGACAGTCTGTTACTGCTATTGGTTGGGGAGCTACTTCG GCGACCAGCGCGTTGTCGCCAGACCTCCGGCAGGTTAATATCTGGGTGACGGAGCAGCAGACCTGCGTCTCTCGGTACAACGCGCTCAACTTTATGGTCACTGATAATATGATATGTGCCGGCTGGCTTGATGTGGGCATACGGGGACAGTGTACG GGAGACACCGGCAGCCCTCTACTACATGGAAACATAGTAGTCGGTGTGTTCTCTTGGGCAGAAGGCTGTGCAGCAGCCCGGTTCCCCAACATAAACACCAGAGTGTCCGTATACTCGCGATGGATAGAAGCTACGGCTGTGGCTTAG
- the LOC119828980 gene encoding uncharacterized protein LOC119828980 isoform X1, with amino-acid sequence MDTRVLYYFSCVFSLQYASSVKVSFVDDPSVLSAKKEELTPLLISCGLNDILIIAAPLIDNYTKYYLSKPNGDTQKLNISLSCKNVSQTDRIIIKYFKTVRVISPVNQYSIFNVNDGVSLMDETDIFGERERNMEGKEFMIGPLSPEDHGNWVLSAFNMRYDGKWVEVFQVITIEIIEIVPPNVQKPVISVGDNFELSFAYPIANLESCEIMAPRSTFDRFYTRNKNNMRNCGFILPNITREDGGVWRIIGVGKIVYEATAFLTIKDVVL; translated from the exons ATGGACACGCGcgttctatattatttttcgtgCGTTTTTAGTTTACAATACGCAAGCAGTGTCAAAGTGAGTTTCGTGGACGACCCCAGTGTTTTGT CAGCAAAAAAAGAAGAACTTACACCACTGCTTATATCATGTGGATTAAACGATATTCTTATAATAGCAGCGCCTCTTATTgacaattatacaaaatactacTTGAGCAAGCCAAATGGCGACACgcaaaaacttaatataagtCTATCGTGTAAGAATGTGTCCCAGACcgatagaattattattaaatattttaagactgTTAGAGTAATATCTCCAGTAAACcagtatagtatttttaacgTAAATGATGGCGTTAGCCTTATGGATGAAACAGATATATTCGGAGAAAGAGAAAGAAACATGGAAGGAAAAGAATTCATGATTGGTCCGTTGAGTCCTGAAGATCATGGTAATTGGGTGTTGAGTGCATTTAACATGAGATATGATGGGAAGTGGGTGGAGGTGTTTCAAGTGATcactattgaaataattg AAATAGTACCGCCGAATGTACAAAAACCAGTGATAAGTGTAGGCGATAACTTCGAACTCAGCTTCGCATATCCTATAGCTAACTTAGAGAGCTGTGAAATAATGGCTCCAAGGTCTACTTTCGACAGATTTTATACAAGAAACAAGAATAACATGAGGAACTGTGGGTTTATCTTACCAAATATAACGCGGGAAGATGGCGGAGTATGGAGAATTATTGGAGTTGGAAAAATAGTGTATGAAGCGACGGCATTCTTGACTATTAAAGATGtggttttatag
- the LOC119828979 gene encoding another transcription unit protein, which yields MAPQTRRGAVDTDSGSDSDSGSSASRSKSPSPAPSGKEGSRSRSGSRSPAKSGSESPKSARSARSRKSSNASNASRSKSNSPAASNRSGSARSNKSGSSSPKSHASGSPRRSRSRSGSGSARSRSGSPRSRSGSPKSGPRTPKSRSHSPKSRSQSPKSRSQSPKSRSQSKSPGPKAKSRSRSGSGSPKSRKSRSRSGSASSRSKSPVGRQNDSGSNSPNLMIDDQQEKDKSKSRSRSGSRHSKSRSRSKSKSKSRSRSRSKSSNASDAADKKKRAVLSDSESDAEKATSKRKKDSDSGSDTSGKPKKKSKKLEDSDEENQEKGGDNVTADALFGDASDISSDEDKAKRSDRSRSRSRSRSRSRGKSDDEKRSDDEGKSGDEENREKPEEEEEQEIPETRIDVDMPKIWTELGKELHFVKLPNFLSVETRPYDPNTYEDEIDEEETLDEEGRARLKLKVENTIRWRTVFDKEGNAVKESNARMVKWSDGSMSLHLGSEIFDVYKQPLHGDHNHLFVRQGTGLQGQAVFRTKLSFRPHSTDSFTHRKMTLSVADRSTKTSAIKILSQVGTDPDADRKYQLKKEEMELRAAMRSRAHARPKRRAGPAAQAARHRDDSDDDGGVSLAAIKNKYKQGQKAQASAIYSSESDGSDMETRRARRLDRAKALKDSDDEGSEGGDNNASQRSHSASHEESGSE from the exons ATGGCTCCGCAAACACGCCGAGGTGCTGTTG aTACAGACTCAGGCTCAGATTCAGATAGTGGATCCAGCGCCAGTCGCAGCAAGAGTCCCAGCCCTGCACCCTCTGGCAAAGAAGGAAGTAGGTCCAG ATCTGGTTCCCGCAGTCCTGCGAAATCCGGTAGCGAATCTCCCAAATCAGCGCGATCTGCACGCTCCAGGAAATCTTCAAACGCGTCAAATGCATCTAGAAGTAAATCGAATTCTCCCGCTGCTTCAAACCGCTCAGGGTCCGCTCGTAGCAATAAATCGGGTTCCTCTAGCCCTAAATCACATGCGTCCGGCAGTCCCCGTAGGTCCAGATCGCGGAGTGGATCCGGTAGCGCCAGATCAAGATCTGGAAGCCCAAGGTCCCGATCGGGTAGCCCTAAATCTGGTCCTAGAACTCCGAAATCTCGTTCCCACAGTCCAAAATCGAGGTCACAAAGCCCAAAATCTAGGTCTCAAAGTCCCAAATCCAGGTCCCAATCGAAATCGCCAGGCCCCAAAGCTAAAAGCAGGTCTAGATCTGGCAGCGGCAGCCCTAAGAGCAGAAAGTCTAGATCGAGGTCAGGCAGTGCATCTTCAAGGTCCAAAAGTCCAGTGGGACGTCAGAATGATAGTGGATCGAATTCACCGAATCTTATGATTGATGATCAACAAGAAAAGGATAAATCAAAGAGCCGTTCCAG ATCAGGCTCCAGACACTCGAAATCTCGGTCACGGAGTAAGTCTAAGTCGAAGAGTCGTTCTCGTTCACGTTCAAAGAGCTCCAACGCGTCTGATGcag cggataaaaagaaaagagcAGTTCTATCTGACTCTGAGAGTGATGCAGAAAAAGCAACCAGTAAGAGGAAGAAGGACTCCGACAGTGGATCAGACACAAGTGGGAAACCtaaaaagaaatcaaagaAACTGGAAGACTCTGATGAGGAAAATCAAGAAAAAGGTGGCGACAATG tgACCGCCGACGCGCTCTTTGGAGACGCGTCCGATATAAGTTCTGATGAAGACAAGGCCAAGCGGTCGGACAGATCTCGGTCTCGATCTAGGTCGAGGAGTCGCAGCAGGGGCAAGTCTGATGACGAGAAAAGGTCTGATGATGAAGGGAAGAGTGGCGATGAG gaaaacCGCGAGAAACCAGAAGAGGAAGAAGAACAGGAAATCCCGGAGACGCGCATCGATGTTGATATGCCAAAAATATGGACAGAGTTAGGCAAGGAGTTGCACTTTGTGAAATTGCCCAATTTCTTGTCAGTGGAGACGAGGCCGTATGATCCTAACACATATGAAGATGAGATTGATGAAGAAGAAACTTTGGATGAAGAAGGTCGAGCAAG GCTCAAACTCAAGGTCGAAAATACGATACGCTGGCGCACCGTGTTCGACAAGGAAGGCAATGCGGTGAAGGAGTCCAACGCCAGGATGGTGAAGTGGTCGGACGGCAGTATGTCGTTGCACCTCGGCTCTGAGATATTCGACGTGTATAAACAGCCTTTGCAT GGCGATCACAACCACCTGTTCGTGCGGCAAGGCACCGGTCTGCAGGGCCAGGCCGTGTTCCGCACGAAGCTCTCGTTCCGCCCGCACTCCACCGACTCGTTCACTCACCGCAAGATGACGCTGTCGGTAGCGGACCGATCTACAAAGACGTCGGCCATCAAGATACTGTCGCAAGTGGGCACGGATCCGGATGCGGACAGGAAGTATCAGCTGAAG AAAGAGGAGATGGAGCTGCGCGCGGCGATGCGGTCGCGCGCGCACGCGCGGCCCAAACGGCGCGCCGGCCCGGCGGCGCAGGCGGCGCGCCACCGCGACGACAGCGACGACGACGGCGGCGTCTCGCTCGCCGCCATCAAGAACAAGTACAAGCAGGGGCAGAAGG CGCAAGCGTCAGCAATTTACTCTTCAGAATCGGACGGCTCAGACATGGAGACGCGTCGAGCTCGTCGCCTGGACAGAGCCAAAGCTCTCAAGGACTCGGACGACGAGGGCAGCGAGGGTGGGGACAATAACGCGTCCCAGAGGAGCCATAGTGCCTCCCACGAAGAGAGTGGAAGTGAATAG